Sequence from the Symbiopectobacterium purcellii genome:
ATTCGCGGCCCGTGGCGCGAAGTGATTTTATGGGAAGTCCCCTTGCTGGCGGTGATCAGTGAAGTGGTACACCGCTCGCGTACCCCGGACGTTAGCGCCGTACACGCCGTGGCGCAGTTGCGTCGCACGCTGGCGCAGTTCCGTGAACGCAGTCAGGGTATCGATCTGAGCCATTTCAAACTGATGGATTTCGGCACCCGGCGTCGTTTCTCCCGCGATGTGCAACACGAGATCGTGAGCGTGTTGCAGCAAGAGTTCCCCTATTTGATTGGTACCAGCAACTACGATCTGGCGCGCCGTTTAGGGCTGACGCCGGTGGGAACGCAGGCGCATGAATGGTTCCAGGCGCATCAGCAACTCGGTGCGACATTGGCTAACAGCCAACGTGCCGCCCTGCACGCCTGGCTGGTGGAATACCCCGATCAGCTCGGTATCGCACTGACGGATTGCATTACCATGGATGCGTTCCTGCGTGATTTCGATCTCGATTTCGCGAACGCTTATCAGGGCCTGCGTCATGATTCCGGAGATCCAATCGATTGGGGGGAAAAGGCCATCGCACATTATCAGCGCTTAGGCATTGACCCTATGAGCAAGACGCTGGTGTTTTCCGATAACCTGCATCTGGAAAAAGCTCTTACGCTCTATCGCCATTTTTCTCAGCGCATCAATCTGGTGTTTGGCATCGGCACGCGTTTGACCTGCGATATTCCGGGCGTTACACCGCTGAATATCGTCATCAAGCTGGTGGAGTGTAACGGTCGCCCGGTGGCGAAACTCTCCGATAGCCCTGGCAAGACAATCTGCCACGACGCCGCGTTTATTTCTGCGCTGCGCAAAGCCTTCGATCTGCCGCGCATCAGAAAAGCCAGCTAGTCTGTTCGACTGCTCAGTATTTAGCCCAACGTTACCGGAATGCGCAAAACTTAGCGCATTCCGGTGATTTCTGCTTGTGTCCTGCCAGACGGCAAGTAACATAGCAAATCACCCTTAGGGGTTGACCCGTTTAATACCATTCATTGAGAAGAGAGAATTTTATGAGCGTAGTGCCTGTAGTCGACGTACTGCAAGGCCGTGTCGCCGTTGACAGTGAAGTCACCGTGCGCGGCTGGGTACGTACCCGGAGAGATTCTAAAGCCGGTATCTCCTTTAT
This genomic interval carries:
- the pncB gene encoding nicotinate phosphoribosyltransferase; the protein is MTLHPSPILNSLLDTDAYKLHMQQAVFHHYYDVDVTAEFRCRGDELLGSYAEAITAQIALMSQLSLSDDEFAYLSTLPFFTADYLLWLRHFRFNPQQVTVSNHHGKLDIRIRGPWREVILWEVPLLAVISEVVHRSRTPDVSAVHAVAQLRRTLAQFRERSQGIDLSHFKLMDFGTRRRFSRDVQHEIVSVLQQEFPYLIGTSNYDLARRLGLTPVGTQAHEWFQAHQQLGATLANSQRAALHAWLVEYPDQLGIALTDCITMDAFLRDFDLDFANAYQGLRHDSGDPIDWGEKAIAHYQRLGIDPMSKTLVFSDNLHLEKALTLYRHFSQRINLVFGIGTRLTCDIPGVTPLNIVIKLVECNGRPVAKLSDSPGKTICHDAAFISALRKAFDLPRIRKAS